A segment of the Nasonia vitripennis strain AsymCx chromosome 2, Nvit_psr_1.1, whole genome shotgun sequence genome:
tctctctctctctctctctctctctctctctctctctctctctctctctctctctctctctctctttctgtgcTTGCACGAATATGCGCGTGAACAAGGTTTGAcggattttttttctagccTAACACTCGCCGATCCCGCCACTAATGATCGAGTTTTTTTCCCTTATTTTTGTCACTGTAGTCGAGATTGTAGAAGAGGGGGATATCGCAAAATAAACCCTTTTACATAaatgatataaaaataaatgctcAACTTTCGGGTACAGATTCGGTAAAAGACATATTTTCTACGCCCACCTATCTAATCTCGCTAAAAAGAATTCGTGCCTCGACATACTGATATAGAATATATCGATATCgaaaatctattaaaattgTCTATTCAGGAATGACGAAAATAATTCGTATATGAAACATCTGTACCACGGTCTAAATATTTCAGAGCTCTTTACCAGAATGGTATAAAAGCCGAGTTGAAAATCTCTTACATAAGACTGCGCCTCGAGAGACGacttaatttttcaaacaagaTTATTATAATTCGCTATACACAAGTTATAAGAAGGTAACGACTGCTTGTTTCCATAACATCGCGtttctccgagctcaataTCATCGGAATATTTCTTAACCGAATTTCACAAGTATGTACCAAAGAACACggatgcaaaaaaaaatgcagGACAAAAAGTAACGCTCATATCGTTACAACATAAGATTCCACGTGAACGGTAGATGCTTTGTTTGCATCTCTCGCGTAGACTTATCGTCTGGACAAATTAGAGTTGAAACAAAGAGCGGAGAGATATGTCGTCGTCTTATGCATCATCGGGCTGAAGTCGATACGCGCGCGGGGCAAAATTGCAGTCAAAACAAGAAGCAACTGGTCCAGCCAGAAGCTCTTGACAACTTTTTCTCAAGGTGATACCGAGCGGGCATAAAAAGTCTTTCGGAATCCCTTCCTTCGCTCACTGGACTTTGGACTTTATCCGTCATCGCTTCCTTATCAGATACTGCCGCTCGTACACGCTGTAGGTATGTATCTACGTATGAAGATTTCAGCTGCATCCACGACattgtattatataaaaattaattaactttttcatCCCAATTAGTGGCTTCCCTAACCAGACGAAGAAAAAACTGCCGATGGCACAACGACATGCGCGTTGCTAATCACGTCGCAGCATCCGCAAGAAGCACTGCGGGACAAACCGAACGAGCGCATGTATGTAAAGAAGCACGAGGCCCTGCTCGACGTGCAAGAGGAAAGTTGCAAAAGTGGCTCTGAGCAGGACACAGCAACTTCGCGTATAAGCTTCTAGAAGCCGTCTGAGGAAACCAGTTGCTTTTGCTGACCGCTGATGGGATGTGTGCGGAAAAATGAAAGGTAACTTTTCGAGAAGCGAGGAACgtatagaaaaattattttacgaggAAGATAGCGCGATTTGACGTTTTTGGGTGTGAACTTTGCcttcttaaatttttttttattcgacaTCGAAGAGTAATTTCtcaatttctaatttttgtaatttcgaGCACGACGATTTAGCGAAGCGCGTTGGTGAATTTGCGCGCTGACAGCTGCTATGGGGCATTGAATCGTGATCGGTGAACTCAGTGAAAGTATTTTTCCAACCTCTCTCGAATGTTCCCCGCCTAAATGAGCGCGTACGCGGGTTCCAATGTCCCCTGACGTGCATGCACCATCGGATTCAATTTGTTCGTTGCTAATATTGCAAATCAATGAATAATATGCCATTTTGATGTTATAGATACTGTTACACTTACACGCAATGAAACAGCGTCTGCAAAAGCGTCATCAATAATTGATAATTATCCAAtcgtaaattattattagagTTACAGAGTATCATACGAAACGCTTTGTGATCCTACTTAAATAAGCCAACTAGTAGTTCGGACGCGTTTcacaaaaaagaaacaatGGGGCCGTTATGGAATTCGTAATAACGAGCTCCTGTTTGACGTGCGATGACGTCGATGAGAATCCTGCGACCATTGCACGCATCCTTGCTGTCACGTCCACCACGATcattcattctttttttttgccaaCTGATATCAAGAAATGCTACGTGATccaagtattttttatttaaactttcaataaaaaaattttcagatattgcaaaaatatgGGGCATTGTTCTATTGTAAGTATTCGTTTATTTATCTGTTGAAATACAAATTCTTTCCCCACACTTGAATTTTCCGAGTTACGCAATAATAATAGATGTTAAAAATATCGTACaatttaatgtattttgaaattttatacaaaaacacggttactatatattttcttctcattcaaataaaactgtttgatcgaaaaattaaaaaaatccacGCGCGAAGCGCCAGCGCGCTATCATGGTCGTTAATTCTATACTTGCGAAATTTCTATGCtaatgaattaaatttatttcgttTGTAGATCTTTGTCGCGCTTTCTTAGTATAAGGATTGCTGAGATGTACGAACAAGCCGAGACCTTCtaatttcttatattttcatcaaaacaATTTGATTCGAGATACAAAGTTTCGCACAAAGCTGTTCGCAGACGTAAACAAGTTAACTACTAGTATTTATATGGTAGGAAAAAAAGCCAGAATTTATAGTGCAATATAGCCGCCGACAGAATTCATAATGTGCCTCGACGATTCTTCTTTGGTCAGTTAagtagatttttattttattgttttaaaaatttataggATTACCTGATGAAGCTTGAggtttgttattatttattgagaTAAAAGTCGCGTGCCTATGAAATTCTTTGAATATTTCCATGTAATCCGCAGTAGGGAAAAAATTAATGCTGCTTCTACTATCTTTGTAGAGAGTTATGCTGAACGTGTTATTGTTGTCAGTGCGATCAAACCGCATGACATCGGCAAATATTGATTTTACATACTGATAATAGATGGAATATTTGCTATTGCCGTTAGTACAACCAAATTTCTTCCTATCGCGGATTACTTGAAAACATGAATTAGATAAAAATGTCGAAATCGAACTTACCCATTTCCGATTAGGGCTACTTGCCCGTTCGATAAACGGTTCTCTTGCTGAACCATCTTGTCCCAGTTTAGAGCACTTTTCGATTACCAAAACACCATGAATATCTGTAGCAATAAATAGAAAATCAGCGTACATAAATAggcacatatatatattgtatttatcaaacaaggaaaaataaaagagtgATTAATTAAGACGTTATGGGGAAGAGGGAGAGATTTTTAAATCGATAAGGATGTGTCGTTGTTGATTGATTTAATACTCGATGCACTAAGAgtgtattttgttttttcaatgCAAAATGTTTTGCACACTGTTTTGGAAGCAAAGCATTCAGCCATGAGAACATTCGGCGAGATCTCGTTAACCTTGAAAGACGCGAAATTTTCACTCAAATTTGTTGCTCAAATTGTTAATCAAGTAAAAGTTACGATTCCGCGTTACTTATGCAAGCATTAATTAGGATTACGTTGATCGCGCCGTCGGGACAAACCGTAAACTTGCGTCAAATACACCAGATCGTCGTCCTTGAACTGCGTGCTTAATgataaattgttattattgaacGATATAGAGACGACGATATAATACTCTTCTCTCTCAACAGCTCTGCAGCACGCAAGATTACTTCAATCTCGTATATGCGAATACGTTACTCTCGCGATGAGTTTGTCGACTTCCTGGCGGAATATTCTTCgctgcattttattttttcgtttcgTTTTGACGAGCTCTCGTACACAAATATAGCTATGGTATATATAAGTTAAATAACCTGTTCGATAAACCCGCCGATGTTGACCCGACGAAAAGGAAGATTCACGGAAGATTGTAATAAGAGACGAGTAAAAACTGGAAATGCCAAGAATCCGTATCTGCGTATGGGTAGCTTTTTTAGAACTGCGTATGCATAATGCATTAAGTGGAAATGAGACAATTAAGTTTAAAGCTCGCTCGACGATAACGTATTATAAGTACACACTATCTTATTCCGCGAATAAAAGTTACGTATAGTAAGTAAGCGCGCCAAATAAGTAATTTCGCAACGATCCCGGAGCAACAAAAAACGGCGTCGATTTCGCAGTTCGCGACGGTAATGTGCGTGCACGCGCCGTAGgtaagtatatgtatatagctatacacaaaGGTACGAGTATGAACGCGTTACGTCTCGCCCGAGATCTTGACTGAGAGTTTTCTCTCTGCAAGTTGCAGTAGAACcagagggaaagagaaagacCGTTCGGCAAGTCGTTCAACTTGACCGTGTATGTACTTTCGAGAAAGTGTGTAGTATGCACACATATATCCAGACATAATATTTTATGCGTGATGTGGATGTGGAACTGTTGTATAGAAGAGTCGGCCAACATAGAATATAATGATTGTACGTTTATCGAGTTCTCAACAAGCGTAACGAGTCTATTGCAAAATTGATAGAACCTGTTCGAGGCGAAATTTTCTATCCTCACTGGTTCGGTTTATGCATCTTTACTTTTATCGAAGTAAACAGCTCGCGCACATAGCGCCATCAGCCTTGACGCGAGTAATGAGTAATCATCGGTATATACTCGTGTGTAAATTTATAATTCCCCGCAGGCGGCGATGTTCTGCggatttttagaaaaacagaaaagtaCCTTTAAACTTGTTGTCTGAAACAGTGCGTCCGCGGCTGTCGTCCTGACGCTATGCGCTCCAGTGACAGTAGGTGGAATTTAAAGGCTGTTTCCCAGAAATCTACTGCGTACAATAACAGTCCGCAGTTGCAAGCAGCATGACGTATCAGCTGAGCGATAAAGTCCGATCCTGTGCCATACACGCACGGGGAAGATGTCTTGGACGCTCGACTCCGAGTTTCCGTGAGGACAGCGCGTCTTGCGCTATCTCGTATGTCCGACACTCACTACTGCAAATGTTCTGTGTCTGCGTAACAATGACTCCTCGAAATCCGACGGCGGACGATCGAGCACTGAAAAATCTTCCAAAGCACCGCTGTGTACTCGTTCTCCGATCCCCATGCcactacagcagcagcgctcaCTCGTCCCCCCTCTTTCCCGTCCCGACCACCTCTTCTGAATTATTCTGCTCGTTTTCTGATATACGTGTAAGGCTGCGTCTGTTTGAGTCTATGTGTTTTGTCTAGTGCATGTTCAGCAGCATCGCGAGCTCTGATTGGTTATCGTTGCTCATCGATGTCGCGCGCCATCTAGTCCGGAAAATCAGCGCACCACTTTTTAAACGAGGAAACTCTGTATGACTGCGATAGCttattgataaataattaatgaaaaatataaccgacattttatataatgtttacCAGTAGACTACTGTATACTGTACAACAGATCGcaattatattttatctaATGTTATTTCACTATATATAGTTTTGTTACATGTACGTTTACATGTTTTCTACTTTACGATCTTCGAGTATCAGTTtgatattttgataaaaaccGGTGATTGatcatatgtataatatacatatacgctgCACTCTGCAGATGATTATATGCACTCTGCACTTGCCGGTCTATTTTCGCTGGTTATTCTCTGCCTTAGAAAAATGGCGGCCACGAGCATGGATTGGGATTGCGGCGACTTTTTAGAATTTcaggtattttttttataaagttcTAAGAAACAGGCTTTCACATAAACTTTTTAAAGGCCCATTTGTAAGATGCAATGAAAAACGATTGTTTGTCTTTTGAGAATATAATCTTCGTATTCGTTGAAAGTTGACATAACCTCCGTTTTGTAAAATCAGAACCGgtaatatatacgtatagatgTAACTTCTAAAAGCTTCGTTTATTTGCATTGAATCGCGCAAGTTTTTTATAACTTTCTATTCACTTAAATGAACGCTTCTTCTCGTGACAAtagagtacaataatttatttttgcatgTACTCTCCACAGAACTCCTTGCAGAAAATGAGACAAATAGATGACAAGATTATTTACATGCTGAACACCACTATTCCAACCGAGTCGTTTAAGGGTCAAGTTGATCCAACAACAAAGTGCAAAGATTTGTTCAAGCAAATTCAGTCTGGTCATGCACAGCGTGAGATTGCAATCAAAAAGTGTTTGAATACAGCTCACGAGAGAGTTAAAGCACTAAAAGAACAAAGGGATGCAGGAAAAGATGATCCCACACTAATTAAAAACTTAAGGAAAGAGCAAAGCACATTACGTCTTCTACAATCGGAACTGGGTGTTGAAGAAGTTATAAAGAATAGAACATCCCAGGTTTATTATGAAAGGTGCAGAAGATTTTATAAACCAGAGAATGAATCATCATGAAATAAACTTTTGATGGTTGAGGATTTACTGAGTAGTTTGTGGAAAAACTGCCTTGCCAAGACAGCACAGTAAAATATAGTATGCCtctgtaacaataaaattgataatCAAGCTAGTAATATTTTATCATGATCAGATCATCACTTATAAATCACTGCATTTATTTCTATCTTCtttttacaatgaaaaaatGGTGAATATTACTAACTTGATGATGTATGCCTTTCATATAATagaatatattgtaaatatgatACCAAActttatacaaaatatatagGCATGCATAGTCAATGATTTTAATGCATCTCCTTTACTCAAGAGGAAAGATAGTACTGATGcacaatgtatatatatatatatatatttgatttattaaaaaaatattaaagatattgatttagtttttatttaaatattatttacatatgACTTGAATAAAATGAACATTCGAGCAACGTTTATAAATCATATCTACTCTCCAACTTTTAAATAAgtagttttacaatttttaagattttgcTTGCTGCATCTGAGTATCAtattcttctttattttttttgtgccaCTCTAAATTTCTTTTCTGAATTGAGTCTCCACTTTTTGCAGCTCTTTTACCGCTAATAGCAGCAGCTAAACAAGCTAAagcagaaaataaaatcatataatttgcaGCTTTGACACGAGCTCTGCTTTTCGTTTGATACATAAGGTCTTCCCTAAAAGAACAATTTTATAACTGTGAATTATCATACAATAATGCAGAATAAGAAACCAATCCTATATATGTATGATTGCTTCTTAttcattttatataaattaaataattaattacgtTATTCGCTCGGGCACTTGTCCTTTAGGAAACTTTTTCATCCAGACAAGTATCCATTTTTCGAAATCAGTTGGGATTTTCATTTTGGGGCCTGACAAAATAAGTGTCAATTaaactcataataaaatgcaatatactgtaaaatattaatgattATTACCAACTACAGATTCTGAATGGCGTGGTACTGTTGAGGAAGAACTGGCTGTTGAGGATGCTGTATTTTTGATACCATCAGATGCTTTTGATTCAAGCCTTCTAGCAGACTGATTGATGAACCTACGCCCTGTTACCGATGCGCAGCATCGCAGTATATTTGATGCAGACATTTTTACTTGAAAACTaaagataaaaaattcatttgaTTATTGCATCATTCAAAACGCTTTATGATGTTAATTAAGTCACAAATTAGTGACTTGtacatatatttaataaatcgaATTTTTTACTCACTTGAACGGTGTTCTcgatttatacaataaaacCGGTTGACATTGGAGTTGAAGTACTTGAACGCaaaaatagcctccgtttTCTCACACTTTTAGAAAGCACTGTGTCTAGATCTAGACTTTTACTTTAAGGTTTAATTCTCGTTTCGGGAGCGTTTAATATCtaatcaataaaaaagaaCCGATTGTTTTGCATTCAGTTATATTTCAATTGGATTAGGATATAAGGTTCTATAACTATTGCACCACAATTTGTCCATTAACGTAGGTATATATGACATGAGAACCAAGGTCGATGATCCAGATGGCGCCAACAAGTATACGCTGTTGAACAGCTGATCCGTTTTTAAACAACTAAGTACTTTAGACATTTATCTAGACTTTGTATATACGTATTACAATATCTATCCCTAGAAAGTGAattatcatattttttatatgtatatattgattaaaaaaCTGATCTTCGTTGCTATAAGTAATAATCCAAAAGTATTTGCTGCTTTAAATAATGGCGCGATTTTAGAGACCGTCATTATTCGTGTAAAGATCGTCAGATTGACAAAACTGACAGAAAATCTCGTAATTTGACTCCGACGAGTCATGAAATCAcgagcacgagagagagagagagagaggcgaagCAATCGCAAAATAATGCCAAGTGCGGCACTGCAATCTATGCCATCATGGCGGCCAACCGAATGAATGTAGAATTCGCTGAGCAGCATGGCGTGTTCGAGTCGCGCAGCTTCAGCTAGATACCTATCATCGGCAATGTTGTGGGATCTTagatgaagagaaaaaaggcgaaGGAACATCGAGTCGACGCATTCGACACAAGCCAGTTGGTGCACTGAGTGAACGCGTTGTTTTCGCGAAGACGAGAAATAAGACGAACTTGATTGACAAAGGTGAGCCGGAGTAGTAAGCACAAGCTGCGGGGCTGATGATGCCTGCAGAAGCTGCCGCCAACATCGCCGCTGTCGCCGCCACAGAATTTCGCACGTGACCGGGTTTAACGTGAATACCTATCTCTAAATACGCGATACGCGCGCCAGAGCGAgtttacttatatatatagacaGCAATTGTGCTGCAGTAAGCATATATATCCAGAATTCCAGTCCGTTCGCGGCTTGCCCATCAGGGTTATTGTTTATACGGAGTGTGGCTCCACTTGTACCTACATTCTTGGGGGCGGATAGGAGACGATGTTTTCAAATACACTCGCCCATACTGCGATACATGGGGTCAATTTTCTCTGGAAAATCAATGATTTACCTTGTCCTTCGCACTTCTCTCTCGACCAGAATACGCTTCTATTCCCGCGGCGAGAGTAACTCGCTTCGCTGCAGGCCTCTGGCTAATGCATGACTcgtgtacatacatacacggATTTTACTCAGTCGTGTTATTCATAGCCGTATGAGGTTACGCCCCAGCAGCCGTGACTATTATTTCGTTTCGTTTCCCTCGCAGCTTCTCTGCAGCTGCGTATGGGTACCCACTCTCCTATCAAACTtgtttgtaaacaaaaaatataaccCTGCAGATCGCTGACGTGCCTCTATAATATCCACTTTGAATTATGGcgcgtttttaattaaaaaagcttgtgtatacatatatacacggGCAATACAGAAATAATATAAGGTTAAGGCTACCGACGAATCTGTAAGCTTTCAACAGGTATTGCAAAAGCTTGAGCGCTTAAATTGTTGAAGCGCAAAACCGTGCgagtttgttttgttttgaaaaaaaaaaagtagaaagcGACGTAAGAGAGATGCTTTACTCTTCGCTCCCGTGATAAGCATTCGGTGGCTCGCGCTTTTTGGGATTATACCAGCAGACACACGCTCATAGAGAATAGAACTGTATAGTTATGGTATAGATAGGCTGtatagagcagcagcagccgccagTCCTCTGTATAAGTATAGTGTGTAGGTAGTAGCGCAGCAGACGCGAACGCGCGCATATACGCGACTCAACTCTCGTCTCGGCGGTCGGCCCTCGCTTGCTTTGCTTTGCCTCCTCGGCTCGCTAAGCTAAGTCactcgcggcggcggtggcggctcGCGGCAAGCctgtttgtgtgtatatagcatTTTATGATGGCGGCGGCCGCGATGTTATTTTGCTGGCACGGTCTTCTCGGAAGTATTGCTCCGACTCGTGTAGAAATTCAGTTGTGCCTTCGTTGAGAATTAGCCGACAGTTTTGAAGAGTGATCCTTAGAGGAGCCTCAAGGGACAGCAACGCGGCTCTccctctgctgctgcagctactAAGTCGCCGCGGCTTTCAGTTTGGCTTTCACACTGCCCCTCTTGAATCATACTTTATTCGGATTGGCGCATTCTTGAGTGTATTTGTTATTTATTCTTCCGTTGCTTGCTTTAGTTCTACCAAACTCACATTACCATTGGCTTCCACTTGCTCTAAATCCTTCCTCGTCTCATCTGTTGCATACACTTCTTATAGATTCAGCGAGATGAATAAGCGAAGGAGAACTTCTTCGGTGGCTAGTCGAGGAACCGAGGATGACCCCGATGATATAATACCAGAGCCTaccaaaagaagaaaaaaaatggacCCGGTGAGATTTGTCACTTTAACTGTACGCAAACAATAAATTGCTGCTGCATACTAACTGGATCGTTCTTTCCACCTAGAGCGATTTGTGCCTTCAGCTTTATGATTTGCTGAGGAACCACAGGAAAGAAGATGGTTCGCTGCTATGTGACTCTTTTATACGTGTTCCTAAGAGGCGACAAGAACCAGGATATTATGAAGTTGTTTCAAATCCCATGGATCTTCTGAAGGTTCAACAGAAAATTAGGACTGATGAATACCGGGATATGGATGAAATGGCTAATGACATTCTACTAATGGTCAAGAATGCCAAAGCCTTTtataatgtaaatttaaatatcttGACAATTTCAGAAATTACCTATCAATTTTTATGCTCTTCAACCTTGCTGATTGAATTTTTGGTTATAGCGAACCTCGCAAGAATATAAAGATGCAACTGAACTTTGGGATCTTTGTGTTAGCACAAAAACTCGGATAATGGATGAGTATGAAGATGAACCATCCAAAGGAAAACTAGTTTTGAAGGTTAGATAATATGTGTAAAATTTTGTGTTATTAGATTTCATTTCTTATTCCAACATTATTCttacaatttgtttttttaaagactaAGAGAACCATAACTAGGCAAGATGATGCAGAAGACACCTCTGAGAGCTCCACAAATCCGGATGATGATATACAAGCCTATGAGGATTTGTTTGCAGCAGTTATGTTAGCTACAGATCCTTCGGATAGTGACAGACCACTTCATCTTCCATTTCTTCTTAAGCCTTCAAAAAAGGTAAAATTGCCAGCAAACTTGTATTAACTCGAATTGATTTTCTAACGGACATTTTCATTTCAGCTCTATCCAGAATATTATGAAGTTATTGACCAACCCATAGATCTTAAAACAATAGCTATCAAAGTGCAAGAAAATGTTTACAACAACATTGCTGAAATGGAAAGGGATTTAATGCTTATGTGTCGAAATGCATGTAACTTCAATGAACCAGGATCATGGATCTATAAGGATgctaaattattgaaaaaaattatttccactGCAGCTAAGAAACAAACAAATGATGTTACTGGTCCTGTTTTAAAATCAATGTCAGCTGCATTGTCCACCAGGAGTAAACGAGGCAATCGATCAGCACATGCACTAATAGCTCAATCAGCTGCCCTCCGAGATGAAGATGAAGAAAGTgatgatgaagaagaagatccTTTAGATACTGAAGAGAGTGACAATCCACAATGGCAGTTATTTCAAACTATAAGAACAGCTCCTAATAGTACAGGTATTTATTTCATGGTACAAgttgaaataataatgataatagcATATCTTTTGATAAATCTAGTCTTGAGTTTAAATATTCTTACATTTCtttgatcaattttttttttaatttttttgatattgCAGGCTTAAGAATGAGCGAATTCTTTTGGACTTTACCATCAAGGCAATTATATGctgattattataaaacgaTTAAAAATCCAATATCCTTGTTGCAAAtccgtaaaaaaattaaggtaTTCATTacatttcaatttattttatcacgTTCTTTTTGCTACATCATGTTTTAAACTTTATAACAGAGAGGAGAGTATGGAACTGTCAGTGAAGTTGCTGGAGATATGAATCTTGTGTTTGAAAATGCCAAAAAGTATAATGTACATAATTCTCGTTTATATAAGGtaatatgataaaaaaaattatagtttaAAATGCAATTGTATGTTTTTTGTTAgagttaataaattaaaacatgCATATTTTAGTTTGCTGTCAAACTGCAAAAGGTAATGCAAGAAAAAGTTCAAGAATTGTTAGAGTTTGATCAGGTAAATAAAACATTGTTATATATGAGCTGCAGCAAATCGTATTTTATGATGTCAAAACTATAATTGAGTTATAATTTTAGGAATCAGAGTCTGAAGATGAGCCAGACAACGctcatccaaaacttataaaGAGAGCTTCAAATATTCTGACACGTGGAAAATATAAAGACAATATTCCTCTAAAAAAGAGATTACATAAACTTGTTAAATGCGTTATAGAATACATTGTAAgtat
Coding sequences within it:
- the LOC100118282 gene encoding coiled-coil domain-containing protein 58, yielding MHSALAGLFSLVILCLRKMAATSMDWDCGDFLEFQNSLQKMRQIDDKIIYMLNTTIPTESFKGQVDPTTKCKDLFKQIQSGHAQREIAIKKCLNTAHERVKALKEQRDAGKDDPTLIKNLRKEQSTLRLLQSELGVEEVIKNRTSQVYYERCRRFYKPENESS
- the LOC100118242 gene encoding UPF0389 protein CG9231 codes for the protein MSASNILRCCASVTGRRFINQSARRLESKASDGIKNTASSTASSSSTVPRHSESVVGPKMKIPTDFEKWILVWMKKFPKGQVPERITEDLMYQTKSRARVKAANYMILFSALACLAAAISGKRAAKSGDSIQKRNLEWHKKNKEEYDTQMQQAKS